The following coding sequences lie in one Marinobacter sp. ANT_B65 genomic window:
- a CDS encoding formate dehydrogenase subunit delta — translation MKDQELNNLIKMLDQIIANNLHHGDDDKVAGVAADHLHKFWARSMKQQIIACADGTSPELSALARLTIARLQAKPE, via the coding sequence GTGAAGGACCAGGAATTGAATAACCTGATCAAAATGCTCGACCAGATTATCGCCAACAACCTGCACCATGGTGATGACGACAAGGTAGCGGGTGTAGCTGCCGACCATCTGCATAAATTCTGGGCCCGCAGTATGAAACAGCAGATCATTGCCTGTGCTGACGGAACCTCACCGGAGTTGTCTGCACTGGCCCGGTTGACTATTGCCAGGCTACAGGCCAAACCTGAATAG